The Desulfitobacterium chlororespirans DSM 11544 genome contains a region encoding:
- a CDS encoding MarR family winged helix-turn-helix transcriptional regulator, with protein MKNEVNKVIGDYIKMVEKIANGRVNVLDFGGDMVFYRGEIHMIKMIGDNPGIHLSEMARNFKITRAVVSKTVMKLEQKGCVRKEKDSADLKRIRLFLTDKGEEAYLAHQHYHNLYDSPLFTYLDGLSSDQLAVVAEFMKRANLLVDNHF; from the coding sequence ATGAAAAACGAAGTGAACAAAGTCATCGGTGATTATATTAAAATGGTGGAGAAAATAGCCAACGGAAGAGTCAATGTCCTGGATTTCGGCGGCGATATGGTGTTTTACCGGGGGGAGATCCATATGATCAAAATGATCGGAGACAACCCGGGCATCCATCTGTCGGAAATGGCGCGCAACTTTAAAATAACCCGGGCAGTTGTCTCGAAAACAGTCATGAAACTGGAGCAAAAGGGCTGTGTGCGGAAAGAAAAGGATTCTGCCGACCTGAAGAGAATCCGGCTTTTTCTGACGGACAAAGGAGAGGAGGCCTATCTGGCTCATCAGCATTATCATAACCTTTATGACAGCCCCTTGTTTACCTATTTGGATGGGTTAAGCAGTGATCAGCTGGCGGTTGTGGCGGAATTTATGAAGCGGGCCAACCTATTGGTGGATAA